The Oncorhynchus mykiss isolate Arlee chromosome 22, USDA_OmykA_1.1, whole genome shotgun sequence sequence ACAGTGTTCTAATAGCCTAGTCACTGGCCTGGACACTTTACACTCACAGAGCAGTGTTCTAATAGCCTGGTCACTGGCCTGGACACTTCACACTCACAGAGCAGTGTTCTAATAGCCTGGTCACTGGCCTGGACACTTTACACTCACAGAGCAGTGTTCTAATAGCCTGGACACTTTACACTCACAGACAGTGTTCTAATAGCCTGGACACTTCACACTCACAGACAGTGTTCTAATAGCCTGGCTGGCCACAGGTTTGGCCAGTGAGCAGGAATGCTGTGGACCCACTGGCCGGGTAACGCTGCTTTTGGCTTTGAAGCGATTAAGATCTCTCGCTGTTTGGATTTGAAAAGCAAAGGTTTGGTGCGCAGGTGTTGTGTTTGTTGGTGTTTTGAGCGACAGCACAAACAACAATGTAAAAGCACAGCTCCTTTCGTTATGGATGCATCATGCAGATCACATCAGAGCCCCCAGACTCTTCAGTCACTCTGGGGTCTGTTGCTTTAGCCAGGCACGTGTTCTAACCAAACGCTAGTGATTCTACACCTGCTATATTAGCAACTTTTGATTTTCAGTTGTGTATCTACGTTGAGACGACATGTAATAATTTTAGATGTTATCTTCTCTTAGCCCTTCTCAATGATGCAAACCccactgtctggttatatggctGTCACACCGGGAACAGGTGAGcgaaaatgaataaaaaaacaaaaacattctaACTTGTTtgtaccaattttttttttttgttttgctaGGAGAGGGATTTCTCAGGTATGTCCTAATTTTCTCTAACAGCGTCCAGTCTATTTAGTCCTGATAGTACCGGTCAGCAGGCCAAGTCAACGATGTCTCCAGCCCAAGTAGACCCTTTCTTCACTCAGGGAGACGCACTGTCTTCTGAAGACCATCTAGATGATACTTGGATCACTGTATTTGGGTATGTTCCTGgtattgcaccccccccccccccccccctaatatcTAACTTTTAACTGTTGAAATTATTGGGTACATTCTTTTATAGATCACCTGGTTTACCTACCAGGTGGACAGAGTTTTCACTGTAGGACCAATCGAATCATCTCCGTTCACTTTTAAGCGAAACCTTAAACAGATGCACCGAATGTGTTTTGATCTGTGGCCCACAATGCAGCACCCATAGATAGAATGGGATTATGGAGGTGAAAAATAAACAGCTTCCTGAATGACTAAAGCATTTCGTTAAAACAGGTTCCCTCCGGCCTCCGCGTCTTATATTCTGCTGCAGTTCGCCCAGTATGGAAACATAACGAAACACGTGGTAACAATATTTTGCATCCTTTTTAAAATAATGTTCaaagtgtgtgagtgcgtgtgtgtattttttttttggtgTGCGCTTATATTTGTGTCTGTGCGCGCGCATGTGTTCTGTCCTGTCACACCTTTCTGTTCTCTTGTTCTACTAGATGTCCAACGCTGGTAACTGGATGCACTTTCAATATCAGTCAAAACTACAAGCAAGAAAAGCTCTTAGTAAAGACGGGAAGATTTTTGGCGAGGCGATAATGATTGGTGTTAAACCATGCATCGATAAGGTAAATCACTCTGGGTACATTTTTAAATTAGGAAAACTTTCATTTTGTGATAATTGGAATTTACCCTGTAAGAATAATTCAACTGAAAAGtcaacatttaaaaatgttttaaaattttgtctcgggtctctctctctcagaatgtGATGGAGAGCTCAGACCGAGGCTCTACCTCCTCTGGCTCAGTGTTTACTCCTCCAGTCAGAAATGGAACCCCCAGCCACCATGTCACTACACCTCGCTCCTCTATGAGGCCCCTCAGTGCAGCCTATAAGGCCTGCAGCAGTGACTACCAGGTAGGATCAGGGAGTTTAACCATTCAATACTTAATTGCCAAACCAATAGAAGTTTGTTTGGCACATTTGAAAAAAAGACGAGGACCatggcactcttcatataatttaatgtttttttttattgtcaaGGTATGTTCAAAGGAACCGTTTTGGCAGCATTGCTTTACTGGTAATATACACTATACAAGCGTCACTGACCTAACCACGCCAGCCTCACCCTCGTGTGGTGCCAGCCTCACCCTTGTGTGGTGCCAGCCTCACCCTTGTGTGGTGCCAGCCTCACCCTCGTGTGGTGCCAGCCTCACCCTCGTGTGGTGCCAGCCTCACCCTTGTGTGGTGCCAGCCCCACCCTCGTGTGGTGCCAGCCTCACCCTCGTGTGGTGCCAGCCTCACCCTCGTGTGGTGCCAGCCTCACCCTCGTGTGGtgcatgtatttttatttatatcacctttatttaaccaggtaggctagttgagaacaagttctcatttgcaactgcgacctggccaagctaAAGCTAAGCAAttcgacaacaacaacaacaacagagttacacatggaataaacaatcaataatacagtaggaaaatctatatacagcatgtgcacaTGAGGTAGGAtcagagaggtaaggcaataaataggccatggtggcaaagtaattacaatatagcaattaaacactggaatggtaggtaGTGCTAGCCTTGCCCTCATGTGGTTCTAGCCTCACAAGCTAGGTAGTGCTAGCCTTGCCCTCATGTGGTGCTAGCCTCACAAGCTAGGTAGTTCTAGCCTTGCCCTCATGTGGTGCTAGCCTCACAAGCTAAGCAGTGCTAGCCTTGCCCTCATGTGGTGCTAGCCTCATGCAGTAGGGGTTGGAAGCCAGCGCTATACCTTATTTCTTACTTGTCAGAACAACAATCGACTCGATTTTTCAATGTTGCAAGGAACAATTTAACCAAAATTACCTTAattaatccaggctgtatcacacctggccgtgattgagagtcccgtagggcggctcacaattggcccagcgtcgtccggggtaggccgtcattgtaaataagaacacattcttaattgacttgcctagttaaataaaggctcaatttctattttattttttatatatcaCTGGTATTGACACAGGAAGCCTGCTggtctctgatcccatgtattagacaCCATCTCCTGCCGTTGtagccttgagcaaggcacttaaaaaAGTAAAACACTGCACTGATAGGCTGCTGTGCAAAACACTTGTGGCCCGTCAACCCTCCACCTGGAGAgttactgggtgtgcaggcttttggtCCAACCCTGCTTAAACACACCGGAGTCCGCTTATCAAGGTCCTGTTGAGAAGTTGCTTTTTTTTACAATGTGGGTTGTGAGAGCAGGCCTGGAATAAAAGCCTGCTCACCCAGtatctctcctggaggatggttggcctCCCCGCTCACCCAGTAtttctcctggaggatggttggcctCCCCGCTCACCCAGTAtttctcctggaggatggttggcctCCCCGCTCACCCAGTAtttctcctggaggatggttggcctCCCCGCTCACCCAGTAtttctcctggaggatggttggcctCCCCGCTCACCCAATAtttctcctggaggatggttggcctCCCCGCTCACCCAGTgcctctcctggaggatggttggcctCCCCGCTCACCCAGTgcctctcctggaggatggttggcctCCCCGCTCACCCAGTgcctctcctggaggatggttggcctCCCCGCTCACCCAGTgcctctcctggaggatggttggcctCCCCGCTCACCCAGTgcctctcctggaggatggttggcctCCCCGCTCACCCAGTgcctctcctggaggatggttggcctCCCCGCTCACCCAGTgcctctcctggaggatggttggcctCCCCGCTCACCCAGTgcctctcctggaggatggttggcctCCCCGCTCACCCAGTgcctctcctggaggatggttggcctCCCCGCTCACCCAGTAtttctcctggaggatggttggcctCCCCGCTCACCCAGTAtttctcctggaggatggttggcctCCCCGCTCACCCAGTAtttctcctggaggatggttggcctcccctctcacccagtatctctcctggaggatggttggcctCCCCGCTCACCCAGtatctctcctggaggatggttggcctCCCCGCTCACCCAGTgcctctcctggaggatggttggcctCCCCGCTCACCCAGTgcctctcctggaggatggttggcctCCCCGCTCACCCAGTgcctctcctggaggatggttggcctCCCCGCTCACCCAGTgcctctcctggaggatggttggcctCCCCGCTCACCCAGTgcctctcctggaggatggttggcctCCCCGCTCACCCAGTgcctctcctggaggatggttgacctcacccagtatctctcctggaggatggttgacctcacccagtatctctcctggaggatggttggcctCCCCGCTCACCCAGTATCTCTCCTGGAAGACGGTTATCCACCCTGCAACACTACAATTACAACCAAATGCTTCTGTCATTTTTATAAAAATAAGTCCCTCGTTCAATTGAACCTTTTTAATCAAATTGCTAAGGTGGGTGAGGTAGCGACCTAAGATGTTGATCTATTTGTAAGGTTAAAATATTCCGTTTTCAGGGGAGTTCTTGACAGCATATGAGTTACTTGTCAATTAGGCTATTCTAAGAATCTATTTGAACTGACAGAATTACATTGTCAGTATTGAATAGAGAAGATTCCTAGCCAGATTCGAGTTCTTCAGACTATTTTACAACCGGAGTATGCGGCATTGGGTTTCAACTGTGCTCGCTTATCAACTGCGTGCCCG is a genomic window containing:
- the LOC110501947 gene encoding nucleoporin NUP35 isoform X1; this translates as MDFQGTEPMTLGSPTSHKPGLGAQFLPGFLMGDLPAPVTPQPRSFGVMEMRSPFQAGGSPPQPVVPTPKDKSGAPPVRSIYDDLSSPAIGMSPMGAHKQPFSMMQTPLSGYMAVTPGTASSLFSPDSTGQQAKSTMSPAQVDPFFTQGDALSSEDHLDDTWITVFGFPPASASYILLQFAQYGNITKHVMSNAGNWMHFQYQSKLQARKALSKDGKIFGEAIMIGVKPCIDKNVMESSDRGSTSSGSVFTPPVRNGTPSHHVTTPRSSMRPLSAAYKACSSDYQVVADRQTPRKDDSLVSKAMEYMFGW
- the LOC110501947 gene encoding nucleoporin NUP35 isoform X3, coding for MTLGSPTSHKPGLGAQFLPGFLMGDLPAPVTPQPRSFGVMEMRSPFQAGGSPPQPVVPTPKDKSGAPPVRSIYDDLSSPAIGMSPMGAHKQPFSMMQTPLSGYMAVTPGTASSLFSPDSTGQQAKSTMSPAQVDPFFTQGDALSSEDHLDDTWITVFGFPPASASYILLQFAQYGNITKHVMSNAGNWMHFQYQSKLQARKALSKDGKIFGEAIMIGVKPCIDKNVMESSDRGSTSSGSVFTPPVRNGTPSHHVTTPRSSMRPLSAAYKACSSDYQVVADRQTPRKDDSLVSKAMEYMFGW
- the LOC110501947 gene encoding nucleoporin NUP35 isoform X2, whose product is MVTGTEPMTLGSPTSHKPGLGAQFLPGFLMGDLPAPVTPQPRSFGVMEMRSPFQAGGSPPQPVVPTPKDKSGAPPVRSIYDDLSSPAIGMSPMGAHKQPFSMMQTPLSGYMAVTPGTASSLFSPDSTGQQAKSTMSPAQVDPFFTQGDALSSEDHLDDTWITVFGFPPASASYILLQFAQYGNITKHVMSNAGNWMHFQYQSKLQARKALSKDGKIFGEAIMIGVKPCIDKNVMESSDRGSTSSGSVFTPPVRNGTPSHHVTTPRSSMRPLSAAYKACSSDYQVVADRQTPRKDDSLVSKAMEYMFGW